The following coding sequences are from one Vicugna pacos chromosome 19, VicPac4, whole genome shotgun sequence window:
- the SHLD1 gene encoding shieldin complex subunit 1 isoform X6, whose translation MAAQEATPDGQSEESSALDLPSVYDIRDYVLQRPSQEANSEALGSAEALSMPCSSDVDPGEHSFTAHPSAVSS comes from the exons ATGGCAGCCCAGGAAGCCACTCCAGACGGCCAGTCGGAGGAGAGCAGTGCTTTGGACTTGCCATCAGTTTATGACATAAGGGATTACGTGTTGCAGAGACCCAGCCAGGAGGCCAACAGTGAGGCTCTTGGTTCTGCGGAAGCCCTTTCTATGCCTTGCTCTTCTGATGTGGATCCAG GTGAACACTCATTCACGGCTCATCCCTCAGCTGTGTCATCTTAA
- the SHLD1 gene encoding shieldin complex subunit 1 isoform X7 — MAAQEATPDGQSEESSALDLPSVYDIRDYVLQRPSQEANSEALGSAEALSMPCSSDVDPGVSSCFLAAF, encoded by the exons ATGGCAGCCCAGGAAGCCACTCCAGACGGCCAGTCGGAGGAGAGCAGTGCTTTGGACTTGCCATCAGTTTATGACATAAGGGATTACGTGTTGCAGAGACCCAGCCAGGAGGCCAACAGTGAGGCTCTTGGTTCTGCGGAAGCCCTTTCTATGCCTTGCTCTTCTGATGTGGATCCAG GTGTGTCCTCCTGTTTCCTTGCAGCTTTCTGA
- the SHLD1 gene encoding shieldin complex subunit 1 isoform X5 — MAAQEATPDGQSEESSALDLPSVYDIRDYVLQRPSQEANSEALGSAEALSMPCSSDVDPALLSSFKVTCCGRRDQFTSVYSACKYSF, encoded by the exons ATGGCAGCCCAGGAAGCCACTCCAGACGGCCAGTCGGAGGAGAGCAGTGCTTTGGACTTGCCATCAGTTTATGACATAAGGGATTACGTGTTGCAGAGACCCAGCCAGGAGGCCAACAGTGAGGCTCTTGGTTCTGCGGAAGCCCTTTCTATGCCTTGCTCTTCTGATGTGGATCCAG CCTTACTTTCGAGTTTCAAGGTCACTTGCTGCGGGAGAAGAGACCAGTTTACTTCTGTGTACTCTGCCTgcaaatacagtttttaa
- the SHLD1 gene encoding shieldin complex subunit 1 isoform X4 yields MAAQEATPDGQSEESSALDLPSVYDIRDYVLQRPSQEANSEALGSAEALSMPCSSDVDPGLWLHEGRGHNLCCSSHNLQTIEQCMPFL; encoded by the exons ATGGCAGCCCAGGAAGCCACTCCAGACGGCCAGTCGGAGGAGAGCAGTGCTTTGGACTTGCCATCAGTTTATGACATAAGGGATTACGTGTTGCAGAGACCCAGCCAGGAGGCCAACAGTGAGGCTCTTGGTTCTGCGGAAGCCCTTTCTATGCCTTGCTCTTCTGATGTGGATCCAG gTCTTtggctccatgagggcaggggccaTAACCTGTGTTGTTCATCACACAATCTCCAGACCATAGAGCAGTGTATG ccttttctttag
- the SHLD1 gene encoding shieldin complex subunit 1 isoform X2, producing the protein MAAQEATPDGQSEESSALDLPSVYDIRDYVLQRPSQEANSEALGSAEALSMPCSSDVDPGLWLHEGRGHNLCCSSHNLQTIEQCMTPVT; encoded by the exons ATGGCAGCCCAGGAAGCCACTCCAGACGGCCAGTCGGAGGAGAGCAGTGCTTTGGACTTGCCATCAGTTTATGACATAAGGGATTACGTGTTGCAGAGACCCAGCCAGGAGGCCAACAGTGAGGCTCTTGGTTCTGCGGAAGCCCTTTCTATGCCTTGCTCTTCTGATGTGGATCCAG gTCTTtggctccatgagggcaggggccaTAACCTGTGTTGTTCATCACACAATCTCCAGACCATAGAGCAGTGTATG
- the SHLD1 gene encoding shieldin complex subunit 1 isoform X3, whose amino-acid sequence MAAQEATPDGQSEESSALDLPSVYDIRDYVLQRPSQEANSEALGSAEALSMPCSSDVDPGLWLHEGRGHNLCCSSHNLQTIEQCMSLF is encoded by the exons ATGGCAGCCCAGGAAGCCACTCCAGACGGCCAGTCGGAGGAGAGCAGTGCTTTGGACTTGCCATCAGTTTATGACATAAGGGATTACGTGTTGCAGAGACCCAGCCAGGAGGCCAACAGTGAGGCTCTTGGTTCTGCGGAAGCCCTTTCTATGCCTTGCTCTTCTGATGTGGATCCAG gTCTTtggctccatgagggcaggggccaTAACCTGTGTTGTTCATCACACAATCTCCAGACCATAGAGCAGTGTATG AGCCTCTTCTGA